The following are from one region of the Halarcobacter sp. genome:
- a CDS encoding aldo/keto reductase: protein MKYNYIGKSGLRVTPICLGTMTFGSSTNKAEAFKIMDRAYEKGINFYDTAEIYPVPPKASYEGTTEKIVGEWLKSKPRESIILASKVAGAASGWFVPPTRHGLTAIDSFHIKRAVEGSLKRLDTDYIDLYQMHWPDTIVPIEESLKAFDELVREGKVRYIGTSNDTAYGLTKANETSKNKGLARFESIQNNFSLLNPRFHDELANVCLREDISLLPYSPIGGGVLSGKYNSGLYPEGCRFTAYAKHQNPRVQAQAQRFVNEKTLEATRRYIILAKEYGISPVTLAVAYSKHFKFVASTIIGARELSQLDESLAALDFEIGQELMSKIQEIQKEILYPMG from the coding sequence ATGAAATATAACTATATAGGTAAAAGTGGATTAAGAGTAACTCCTATTTGTTTAGGAACAATGACATTTGGAAGTTCAACAAATAAAGCTGAAGCTTTCAAAATTATGGATAGAGCTTATGAAAAAGGAATCAATTTTTATGATACAGCAGAAATCTATCCTGTACCTCCTAAGGCATCTTATGAGGGAACTACTGAAAAAATAGTAGGGGAGTGGTTAAAAAGTAAACCAAGAGAATCAATCATTCTTGCATCAAAAGTAGCAGGTGCTGCTTCAGGATGGTTTGTTCCCCCTACAAGACATGGTCTTACTGCAATTGATTCTTTTCATATTAAAAGAGCAGTTGAGGGTAGTTTAAAAAGACTTGATACTGATTATATCGATTTGTATCAAATGCATTGGCCAGATACAATTGTTCCAATAGAAGAAAGCCTAAAAGCTTTTGATGAATTGGTTCGTGAAGGTAAAGTAAGATATATTGGAACTTCAAACGATACAGCTTATGGACTTACTAAAGCAAATGAAACTTCAAAAAACAAAGGTCTAGCAAGATTTGAGTCTATTCAAAATAATTTTTCATTATTAAATCCAAGATTTCATGATGAGTTAGCAAATGTATGTTTAAGAGAAGATATATCACTTCTTCCATATTCACCAATTGGTGGTGGAGTTTTATCTGGAAAATACAATAGTGGCTTATATCCAGAAGGATGTAGATTTACAGCTTATGCTAAACATCAAAATCCAAGAGTACAAGCCCAAGCACAAAGATTTGTAAATGAAAAAACTCTAGAAGCAACTAGAAGATATATCATTTTGGCAAAAGAGTATGGGATTTCACCTGTTACTTTAGCAGTTGCTTATTCTAAACATTTTAAATTTGTTGCATCTACAATTATTGGTGCAAGAGAATTATCTCAATTAGATGAATCCTTAGCAGCATTAGATTTTGAAATTGGTCAAGAATTGATGTCAAAAATACAAGAGATTCAAAAAGAGATTTTATATCCTATGGGCTAA
- a CDS encoding SLAC1 anion channel family protein, with product MSQSEHIKSIPSDRLQFFPVMMFAIVMGFTGLSIVFYKMHEVLYFPTLIVDIFGYISLGLFLVIFFFYVKKIISYKEEVKKEMTHPIRVNFFAAISISLLLLSIFFRHSISELSNVLFILGGVLHFFFTFYTIKYWINNNLEVHHSNPAWFIPIVGNIIVPIAGKGFVSDSVLYFFFSIGIFFWIILFAIILNRIIFHKQFAPKFMPTLFILIAPPAIGFVAYIKLTSSLDFFAHILYSLALFFTILVFVMYKNYINIKFFISWWAFTFPMAAISIATILMYQLTHENIYAILSYIFMVITIFVVFLVAKETIVHMFKKEICIME from the coding sequence ATGAGTCAAAGTGAACATATTAAATCAATACCTTCCGATAGATTGCAATTTTTTCCAGTAATGATGTTTGCCATTGTTATGGGCTTTACAGGTTTATCTATTGTTTTTTATAAAATGCATGAAGTTTTATATTTCCCAACTTTAATTGTTGATATATTTGGTTATATATCTTTAGGATTATTTTTAGTAATTTTCTTTTTTTATGTAAAAAAAATCATTTCTTATAAAGAAGAGGTAAAAAAAGAGATGACACATCCAATAAGAGTAAATTTCTTTGCGGCTATTTCAATCTCACTTCTTTTATTATCTATTTTTTTTAGACACTCTATAAGTGAATTATCAAATGTTCTTTTTATTTTAGGTGGAGTACTACATTTCTTTTTTACATTTTATACAATTAAATATTGGATAAATAACAATCTAGAGGTTCACCATTCTAATCCTGCGTGGTTTATTCCTATTGTTGGGAATATTATTGTACCTATAGCTGGAAAAGGTTTTGTTTCAGATTCAGTTTTATACTTTTTCTTTTCAATTGGAATTTTCTTTTGGATTATTCTTTTTGCTATTATTTTAAACAGAATTATTTTTCATAAACAGTTTGCACCAAAGTTTATGCCAACTCTTTTTATACTTATTGCACCACCGGCAATTGGTTTTGTAGCTTACATAAAATTAACTTCTAGTTTAGATTTTTTTGCTCATATATTATATAGCTTGGCTTTATTTTTTACTATTTTAGTATTTGTTATGTATAAAAATTATATTAATATCAAATTTTTTATCTCATGGTGGGCATTTACTTTCCCTATGGCTGCAATTAGTATTGCAACTATTTTGATGTATCAGTTAACTCATGAAAATATATATGCAATATTATCTTATATTTTTATGGTGATTACTATTTTTGTAGTATTTTTAGTAGCTAAAGAAACAATTGTGCATATGTTCAAAAAAGAGATTTGTATAATGGAGTAA
- a CDS encoding malate dehydrogenase: MAKKPIIDLKPMNLSYKDRDQTIKLLTFKKSNMTLDIAIYENEKFIKNSNIVFAHLPKSIKSKIKPL, translated from the coding sequence ATGGCTAAAAAACCAATAATAGATTTAAAACCTATGAATTTATCATATAAAGACAGAGATCAAACAATAAAACTATTAACTTTTAAAAAATCAAATATGACGCTGGACATCGCCATATATGAAAATGAAAAGTTTATAAAAAATAGTAATATCGTGTTCGCGCATCTTCCAAAAAGTATTAAATCAAAGATCAAACCATTATAA
- a CDS encoding YiiX/YebB-like N1pC/P60 family cysteine hydrolase translates to MKKIFILFIFIPYYIFSETINLDRFKSGDIIFRKENSFLSDIFSKIDSFDYSHVGLVIKNNSNIFIYHMENEEDKSQDLKIEPISIFLENYQKYSTIRLKAPIDKEKLNFILNSYKNDKNLKFDLSFKLNNGDSNLYCSEFVNEIYKKLIGKNIYSYLYNILGEEGITIKSIYLNKNLFDIVEKK, encoded by the coding sequence ATGAAAAAAATTTTTATTTTATTTATTTTTATCCCTTACTATATATTCTCAGAAACAATTAACCTTGATAGATTTAAATCTGGAGATATAATATTTAGAAAAGAAAACTCTTTTTTAAGTGATATTTTTTCAAAGATTGATTCTTTTGATTACTCTCATGTAGGCTTAGTTATAAAAAATAACTCAAATATTTTTATATATCATATGGAAAATGAAGAAGACAAATCCCAAGATTTAAAAATTGAACCTATTTCTATATTTTTAGAAAACTACCAAAAATACTCAACTATAAGATTAAAAGCACCTATAGATAAAGAAAAGTTAAATTTTATATTGAACTCTTATAAAAATGACAAAAATCTAAAATTTGATTTATCTTTTAAATTAAATAATGGTGATAGCAATCTATATTGTAGTGAATTTGTAAATGAAATATATAAAAAATTAATTGGCAAAAATATATATAGTTATCTTTATAATATACTTGGAGAAGAAGGAATTACAATAAAATCAATATATCTAAATAAAAATCTATTTGATATTGTAGAAAAGAAATAA
- a CDS encoding DUF4878 domain-containing protein, giving the protein MKNIMKIGLFTLLSAILYTGCGSSGPIDVTENFVESFKDGDIESLKKYSTETAYSIFIMGVQMQCGNKKISSCMEEMSENQEIIKYELVKETESKAIVNVITEENGVKKVNKYDLRKFEDGWKIDLKK; this is encoded by the coding sequence ATGAAAAATATTATGAAGATTGGATTATTCACTCTATTGAGTGCGATACTCTATACTGGGTGTGGTTCTTCTGGTCCAATAGATGTTACTGAAAACTTTGTTGAATCATTTAAAGATGGGGATATTGAAAGTTTAAAAAAATATTCTACGGAAACTGCATATTCTATTTTTATAATGGGAGTTCAGATGCAATGTGGAAACAAAAAAATTAGTTCTTGTATGGAAGAGATGTCAGAAAATCAAGAAATCATAAAATATGAACTTGTTAAGGAAACTGAATCAAAAGCTATTGTAAATGTAATTACAGAAGAAAATGGTGTAAAAAAAGTAAATAAATATGATCTACGAAAATTTGAAGATGGATGGAAAATAGATTTAAAAAAATGA
- a CDS encoding histidine phosphatase family protein, which produces MGLITLLRHAPLPKEYQKRYIGHSDIDIDISLIDQSKLNILNKEDYDLIYSSDLKRCTQTLDLFNLTYTTNKNLREVKFKEEIEKKSFEQIEQLNSYDKKYLDNIYTWYNYICEESFDEFKSRINSFLNTLPKDKNILICSHKGTIRMIYSILKKEEFSTINLKVNYLEEIFIDKYFEK; this is translated from the coding sequence ATGGGTTTAATTACACTTTTAAGACATGCTCCCTTACCAAAAGAGTATCAAAAAAGATATATAGGTCACTCAGATATAGATATTGATATCTCTTTGATTGATCAATCAAAATTAAATATATTAAACAAAGAAGATTATGATTTAATCTATTCCTCGGATTTAAAAAGATGTACACAAACACTTGATTTATTTAATTTAACCTACACTACAAATAAAAATTTAAGAGAAGTAAAATTTAAAGAGGAGATCGAAAAAAAATCTTTTGAACAAATAGAACAATTAAACTCTTATGATAAAAAGTATCTAGATAATATTTATACCTGGTATAACTATATTTGTGAAGAGAGTTTTGATGAATTTAAAAGTAGAATAAATTCTTTTTTAAATACTTTACCAAAGGATAAGAATATACTAATTTGTTCCCATAAAGGTACTATTAGAATGATATATTCAATATTAAAAAAAGAAGAGTTTTCAACAATAAATTTGAAAGTTAATTATCTTGAAGAGATTTTCATAGATAAATATTTTGAAAAATAA
- a CDS encoding adenosylcobinamide-GDP ribazoletransferase produces MSNIILGLKFVFSYFSVLPVSFKKDDDVSKKEVLNYTVFFLPLVGLVLGIITILLFSLLDSIPLLASIIATCVYFVLYGFIHTEAILDVVDAIYARHSGKDAYKIIKEPTVGAIGVLYSLIFVVLKIVGFAYLLYHGYLLELLAILIISRLSVQFTIYFSKFKSSFVTLMADSFTPKSFLTSIIVFSFLVFLLADFSFLLFIPIAFLLALCITVFLKKALGFLNGDVLGFVLESIEILIAFGVCFLWV; encoded by the coding sequence ATGAGTAATATAATCCTTGGACTAAAATTTGTATTTAGTTACTTTTCTGTTTTACCAGTTAGTTTTAAAAAAGATGATGATGTATCAAAAAAAGAGGTTTTAAACTATACTGTCTTTTTCTTGCCTTTAGTTGGTTTAGTTTTAGGGATTATCACCATACTTCTTTTCTCACTTCTTGATTCAATTCCTTTATTAGCTTCTATTATTGCAACTTGTGTTTATTTTGTACTTTATGGGTTTATTCACACTGAAGCGATACTTGATGTTGTAGATGCAATCTATGCAAGACATAGTGGCAAAGATGCCTACAAGATTATAAAAGAACCAACAGTTGGAGCAATAGGGGTTTTATATTCACTTATCTTTGTAGTTTTAAAAATAGTAGGATTTGCCTACTTACTTTATCATGGATATTTACTTGAACTTCTTGCAATTCTTATTATTAGTAGGTTGAGTGTTCAGTTTACTATTTATTTTTCAAAGTTTAAATCATCTTTTGTAACACTTATGGCAGATAGTTTTACACCAAAAAGCTTTTTGACTTCTATTATAGTTTTTTCATTTTTAGTATTTTTATTAGCTGATTTTAGTTTTTTACTTTTTATACCAATAGCTTTTTTATTAGCTTTATGTATTACAGTATTTTTGAAAAAAGCTTTAGGGTTTCTAAATGGGGATGTTTTAGGTTTTGTATTAGAGAGTATCGAAATTCTAATTGCATTTGGAGTTTGCTTTTTATGGGTTTAA
- a CDS encoding cobyric acid synthase gives MNNISIFGTSSDAGKSTLTFVIAKIIQDLGLSVAPFKAQNVSNNAFVCDDKSEIAVAQYFQAEILEVETSYHLNPVLLKSGRGSAASLIVEGKVVTNKDVREYYRDLDILKPAVKRCFDYLDSKYDVVVCEGAGSPVELNLMDKDLSNIFIADEYNTKIILIADIEKGGVFASIYGVYNLLPKKLRENVIGVIVNKFRGDLTLFDEGVRIIEEDFKIPVLGVLPYTPFNFGFEDSQSLKNYIQNKEKAIINVGVVSYPYMSNFNDFEPLVSDDCINLEFIEANIPLDKYDMIILPGSKLVIKDLQWLKKTGLFKSIKEFKKEIFAICGGYEMLFNTLDDKYALENETATIEEGFGFIDEIIVFEKEKTLEKKEYEIFDCKVSGFEIHHGASSKYPIYFEKENIKGTFAHAIFDNDNLRDKLFKTINSEYQSFDFEKYKQETIESFVSQLKKKIDIETIKKSIYE, from the coding sequence ATGAATAATATCTCAATATTTGGTACAAGCTCAGATGCTGGAAAATCAACTCTAACTTTTGTAATAGCTAAGATTATCCAAGATCTGGGTTTAAGTGTTGCTCCTTTTAAAGCACAAAATGTTTCAAACAATGCTTTTGTTTGTGATGACAAAAGTGAGATTGCAGTTGCACAATACTTTCAAGCAGAGATTCTAGAAGTTGAAACTTCATATCATTTAAATCCCGTACTACTTAAATCTGGCAGGGGAAGTGCTGCTTCACTTATCGTTGAGGGAAAAGTAGTAACCAATAAAGATGTTAGAGAGTATTATCGAGATTTAGACATACTTAAACCTGCTGTTAAAAGATGTTTTGATTATCTTGATTCAAAATATGATGTAGTTGTTTGTGAAGGAGCTGGAAGTCCAGTTGAGCTAAACCTAATGGATAAAGACCTTTCAAATATCTTTATAGCCGATGAATACAATACAAAAATCATACTAATTGCAGATATAGAAAAAGGTGGAGTTTTTGCTTCTATTTATGGAGTTTATAATCTACTTCCTAAAAAGTTAAGAGAGAATGTAATAGGTGTTATAGTAAACAAGTTTCGTGGGGATTTAACACTTTTTGATGAAGGTGTTAGGATAATAGAAGAGGATTTTAAAATACCAGTTTTAGGAGTGTTGCCATATACACCTTTTAATTTTGGTTTTGAAGACTCACAAAGCTTGAAAAACTATATTCAAAACAAAGAAAAAGCAATCATTAATGTGGGTGTAGTTTCATATCCATATATGAGTAACTTCAATGATTTTGAACCTTTAGTTTCAGATGATTGTATAAATTTAGAGTTTATTGAAGCAAATATACCTTTAGATAAATATGATATGATAATTTTACCTGGTTCAAAACTAGTAATCAAAGATTTACAATGGCTAAAGAAAACTGGACTTTTTAAAAGTATTAAAGAGTTTAAAAAAGAGATTTTTGCTATCTGTGGTGGCTATGAGATGCTTTTTAACACTCTTGATGATAAATATGCCTTAGAGAATGAAACTGCAACTATAGAAGAGGGTTTTGGCTTTATTGATGAGATAATAGTTTTTGAAAAAGAGAAAACTCTAGAGAAAAAAGAGTATGAAATTTTTGATTGTAAAGTTTCAGGGTTTGAGATACACCATGGAGCAAGTTCAAAATACCCAATATACTTTGAAAAAGAGAATATCAAAGGAACATTTGCCCACGCTATATTTGATAATGATAACTTAAGAGATAAACTATTTAAAACAATAAATAGTGAGTATCAAAGCTTTGATTTTGAAAAGTATAAACAAGAAACAATAGAGAGTTTTGTTTCACAATTAAAAAAGAAAATTGATATAGAAACTATTAAAAAGAGTATTTATGAGTAA
- a CDS encoding bifunctional adenosylcobinamide kinase/adenosylcobinamide-phosphate guanylyltransferase, giving the protein MKVLYFGGQKSGKSNLAEVKALSLAKNKPFYIATYDNSYDDKEMHKRVDKHKKSREDNFSTLEEPKDLTKVIKEKETYLVDCISMWIFNNIEKEEQELLKQLEILEQIDCNIVFVLNEVTSGVIPFDKDSRRFVDLTGIIGQKLAKICDEVYEVKFGLESRLK; this is encoded by the coding sequence TTGAAAGTATTATACTTTGGTGGACAAAAAAGCGGTAAATCAAACCTTGCTGAGGTAAAAGCTCTAAGCTTAGCAAAAAATAAACCTTTTTATATAGCAACTTATGATAACTCTTATGATGATAAAGAAATGCATAAAAGAGTAGACAAACATAAAAAGAGTAGGGAAGACAACTTTTCTACTTTAGAAGAGCCAAAAGACTTAACAAAAGTAATAAAAGAAAAAGAAACTTATCTTGTGGATTGTATCTCAATGTGGATATTTAACAATATAGAAAAAGAAGAACAAGAGTTACTAAAACAACTAGAAATTTTAGAGCAAATAGATTGCAACATAGTTTTTGTACTAAATGAAGTAACCTCTGGTGTAATTCCATTTGACAAAGATAGTAGAAGATTTGTAGATTTAACTGGAATCATAGGACAAAAGCTTGCAAAAATCTGTGATGAGGTGTATGAAGTTAAATTTGGACTTGAAAGTAGATTAAAATAG
- the cobT gene encoding nicotinate mononucleotide-dependent phosphoribosyltransferase CobT, with protein sequence MIKSIIGNIDFAESLRGKKATYILAMSNTGTADIEGITQAGIPGQIYLTPTLDSEFLCSGEVRSLEDVAKTPKGVPTPALITRAVHLLNPFTNIELLDLGIKVKPKLDYFKIHNMQIEPSARIDEGANIDAMDVFQKGLVFGQAYELKDDYLILGESVPSGTSTATATALALGYKCKEMFSSSFKDVPNGIRDTTIQKALENVSSSDDLFSVLSKVGDNMLIFYAGVILGLNNKLKVILAGGTQMACVLLIVNAVLKTMEGEFETSNLALCTTKWVNDDENSDIKALLEMLDFKLNAYYADFDFALSSHPALKLYDNGEAKEGVGAGAALVYGFLNGLDKKTITEKIESFLG encoded by the coding sequence ATGATAAAAAGTATAATTGGAAATATAGATTTTGCAGAAAGCCTAAGAGGTAAAAAAGCAACATATATTTTGGCTATGAGTAATACAGGTACGGCAGATATAGAAGGTATAACACAAGCAGGAATACCTGGACAAATATATTTAACTCCAACACTAGATAGTGAGTTTTTATGTAGTGGAGAGGTTAGAAGTTTAGAAGATGTTGCAAAAACACCAAAAGGTGTACCAACTCCAGCTCTTATAACAAGAGCAGTTCATCTTTTAAATCCCTTTACAAATATAGAGCTTCTTGATTTAGGTATAAAAGTAAAACCAAAACTAGACTACTTCAAAATACACAATATGCAAATAGAACCTTCAGCAAGAATAGACGAGGGTGCAAATATAGATGCAATGGATGTTTTTCAAAAAGGGCTTGTATTTGGACAAGCTTATGAGTTAAAAGATGATTATCTAATCTTAGGAGAATCTGTACCAAGTGGAACTTCAACTGCAACTGCTACAGCTTTGGCTTTAGGGTATAAGTGTAAAGAGATGTTTAGTAGTTCTTTTAAAGATGTACCAAATGGTATTAGAGATACAACTATCCAAAAAGCTTTAGAAAATGTATCTAGTAGTGACGATCTATTTTCTGTACTTAGTAAGGTTGGTGATAATATGCTTATCTTTTATGCTGGAGTTATTTTAGGTTTAAACAATAAACTAAAAGTAATTTTAGCAGGTGGGACACAAATGGCTTGTGTTCTATTAATAGTAAATGCTGTTTTAAAAACTATGGAAGGTGAGTTTGAAACTTCTAATTTAGCTTTATGTACAACTAAATGGGTAAATGATGATGAAAATAGTGATATAAAAGCCTTACTTGAAATGCTTGATTTTAAACTAAATGCTTATTATGCAGATTTTGATTTTGCTTTGTCTTCTCATCCAGCACTTAAGCTATATGATAATGGAGAAGCAAAAGAGGGTGTTGGAGCAGGAGCTGCTTTAGTTTATGGTTTTTTAAATGGATTAGATAAAAAAACTATAACAGAAAAAATAGAAAGCTTTTTAGGATAA
- the bluB gene encoding 5,6-dimethylbenzimidazole synthase, translating to MKQFNKSDIKTLKEIMLLRRDVRGNRFIKKKIDDKILDEILSAANSAPSVGFSQPWKFVIVKSKDKRDAIYKEFEKENTKAKKIFKDNEVYPRLKLEGIKESYINVAVLYEKPKKKVLGQTTQKKMGEYSVVCAIQNLWLMARAYNIGVGWISILKPKNVKKILGIGKEYKLVAYLAIGYVDEFLEEPELLQIEWEKKKSLKDIKTL from the coding sequence ATGAAACAATTTAACAAAAGTGATATAAAGACTTTAAAAGAGATTATGCTTCTAAGACGTGATGTTAGAGGTAATAGATTTATAAAAAAGAAAATAGATGATAAAATCTTAGATGAGATTTTAAGCGCAGCAAATAGTGCTCCATCTGTTGGATTTTCTCAACCTTGGAAATTTGTAATTGTAAAAAGCAAAGATAAAAGAGATGCAATATACAAAGAGTTTGAAAAAGAGAATACTAAAGCAAAGAAAATATTCAAAGATAATGAAGTATATCCAAGGTTAAAATTAGAGGGTATAAAAGAGTCATATATCAATGTAGCTGTTTTATATGAAAAACCAAAGAAAAAAGTACTTGGTCAAACAACTCAAAAGAAAATGGGAGAGTATAGTGTAGTATGTGCTATACAAAACCTTTGGCTTATGGCAAGAGCTTATAATATTGGAGTTGGTTGGATAAGTATATTAAAGCCTAAAAATGTAAAGAAGATACTTGGAATTGGAAAAGAGTATAAACTAGTAGCATATTTAGCTATAGGCTATGTGGATGAGTTTTTAGAAGAGCCTGAGCTATTACAAATAGAGTGGGAAAAGAAAAAGAGTTTAAAAGATATTAAAACTTTATAG
- a CDS encoding phosphotransferase, with protein sequence MGVLTKLTLKEVNSLIEDTNICFNSIQETFQGISDTTYIGTSDTKKYVFKLYEDSSIKDIENQIKILKAIKTLDVPNVLSKKINLYNNRPITLLSYIEGDVIQTITSNHLKQITLFLVSLHSIKEIEITKKDVYSKQNFEKMLYSLKNIEEIKQKYKIVKDIDLKPNALIHGDLFPDNVKFIDEKLSGVYDFTQSCFGNINFDIAVVVISWCFDKDIFNKSFYQFILNTYDRYSKIKIEKENFKQYLLYACLYYSLQRVYKNTKKDCTEFLRKFEIINETI encoded by the coding sequence TTGGGTGTTTTAACCAAACTTACTTTAAAAGAGGTAAATAGCTTAATAGAAGATACCAATATATGTTTTAACTCAATACAAGAAACTTTTCAAGGTATTAGTGATACAACATATATTGGCACTTCAGATACAAAGAAATATGTATTTAAACTATATGAAGATTCATCTATAAAAGATATAGAAAATCAAATCAAGATTTTAAAAGCTATAAAAACTTTAGATGTCCCAAATGTCCTTTCAAAGAAAATAAACCTTTACAATAATAGACCAATAACACTTCTTTCTTATATAGAAGGGGATGTTATCCAAACAATTACATCAAATCATCTAAAACAGATAACACTTTTTTTAGTAAGTTTACACTCTATAAAAGAGATTGAAATTACTAAAAAGGATGTTTACTCAAAACAAAACTTTGAAAAAATGCTTTACTCTTTAAAAAATATAGAAGAGATAAAACAAAAGTATAAAATAGTTAAAGATATAGACCTAAAGCCTAATGCTTTAATTCATGGGGATTTATTTCCTGATAATGTAAAGTTTATAGATGAAAAGCTTAGTGGGGTATATGATTTTACACAGTCATGTTTTGGTAATATAAACTTTGATATAGCTGTTGTGGTTATAAGTTGGTGTTTTGATAAAGATATATTCAATAAAAGTTTTTACCAATTTATATTAAATACATACGATAGATACTCAAAAATAAAAATAGAAAAAGAAAACTTTAAACAGTATCTTTTATATGCTTGTTTATATTACTCTTTACAAAGAGTATATAAAAATACAAAAAAAGATTGTACAGAGTTTTTAAGAAAGTTCGAGATAATAAATGAAACAATTTAA
- a CDS encoding precorrin-2 C(20)-methyltransferase — MTKLYMVSLGPGDYELITLKALKALKDSDAICIPTKSSDNSFKRSMTYKIVKQLMDEYGFEKDIVPMYTPMRFKQEDWQRQVDIIFDSFNTYDKLSFVTLGDSAVYSTVYYLLDIIKEQKNEVYEACEVIPGVTSFSHASAKVKKPLCVGDSSFLIRPLHKSKVPFTTVYMRPKIGMETQKVKEKGSVYTFENLNFQGEQILDFKKENVDKYMTLFIDFHEPK; from the coding sequence TTGACAAAATTATATATGGTTTCACTTGGCCCTGGTGATTATGAACTAATTACTTTAAAAGCATTAAAGGCATTAAAAGATTCTGATGCTATTTGTATCCCTACTAAAAGTTCTGATAATAGTTTTAAAAGGTCAATGACTTATAAAATTGTAAAACAGCTTATGGATGAGTATGGTTTTGAAAAAGATATTGTTCCTATGTATACTCCAATGAGATTCAAACAAGAGGATTGGCAAAGACAAGTTGATATAATCTTTGATTCTTTTAATACATACGATAAGCTTTCTTTTGTAACTTTAGGAGATAGTGCTGTATATAGTACAGTTTATTATCTACTTGATATAATAAAAGAACAAAAAAACGAAGTTTATGAAGCTTGTGAAGTTATACCTGGAGTTACATCATTTTCCCATGCATCTGCTAAGGTAAAAAAACCTTTATGTGTTGGGGATAGTAGTTTTCTTATAAGACCTTTACATAAAAGTAAAGTTCCTTTTACAACAGTTTATATGAGACCAAAGATTGGTATGGAAACACAAAAGGTAAAAGAGAAAGGTTCAGTTTATACTTTTGAAAACCTTAACTTTCAAGGGGAGCAGATACTTGACTTTAAAAAAGAGAATGTAGATAAATATATGACTCTTTTTATAGATTTTCATGAACCTAAATAA
- a CDS encoding sirohydrochlorin cobaltochelatase: protein MKRFRHYNRKRAIVLACFGSVIEQQKYLDLEEKVKEAYPDCEVFTSFSSRMVIKLLKKKKKEIYKNLPQTLADVDMLGFKHVVVVSVNIYPTDEHEFLKKIVDGFKHFSMANLGITNPILTTTKDTTAYLKELNEQVSKEDTANLYIIHGTPKLNTVGIDSISYTSSLLEMLDERNFSCSLEGAFPYFSVNEAIKRKIKEKGYKKVQVVPLLLVSGNHFIKDMFEIKENLKDCFESSIVESLTNSENFNLLELPKTNEIIIKNIKESFKMLGISHKTMTY, encoded by the coding sequence ATGAAAAGATTTAGACACTATAACAGAAAAAGAGCTATCGTTCTTGCTTGTTTTGGTTCTGTAATAGAGCAACAAAAGTATCTAGATTTAGAAGAGAAAGTAAAAGAGGCATACCCAGATTGTGAGGTGTTTACCTCTTTTTCTTCAAGAATGGTTATTAAGCTTTTAAAGAAAAAGAAAAAAGAGATTTATAAAAACCTTCCTCAAACTTTAGCTGATGTTGATATGTTAGGATTTAAACATGTGGTTGTAGTATCTGTAAATATCTATCCAACAGATGAACATGAGTTTTTAAAAAAAATAGTAGATGGATTTAAACACTTCTCTATGGCTAACTTAGGTATTACAAATCCAATTCTAACAACTACAAAAGATACAACTGCATATTTAAAAGAGTTAAATGAGCAAGTTAGCAAAGAAGATACTGCAAACTTATATATTATCCATGGAACTCCAAAGTTAAATACAGTTGGTATTGATTCTATTTCATATACAAGTTCACTTTTAGAGATGTTAGATGAAAGAAACTTTTCATGTTCTTTAGAGGGTGCTTTTCCATATTTTTCTGTAAATGAAGCTATTAAAAGAAAAATAAAAGAGAAAGGTTATAAAAAAGTTCAAGTTGTACCTTTACTTTTAGTTAGTGGAAATCACTTTATAAAAGATATGTTTGAGATAAAAGAGAATTTAAAAGATTGTTTTGAGTCTTCAATTGTTGAATCCCTTACCAACAGTGAGAACTTCAATCTTTTAGAGCTTCCTAAAACAAATGAGATTATTATCAAAAATATTAAAGAATCATTTAAAATGCTTGGTATTAGTCATAAGACTATGACTTATTAG